Within Topomyia yanbarensis strain Yona2022 chromosome 2, ASM3024719v1, whole genome shotgun sequence, the genomic segment CTATCGACACTCACATTTCATTTTTCGAATATGCGTGAGGCGTTTTCCATCACTGAGGCATCGGACAGCAAGCTTCTGTATGTAAGTTTTAGTTGGCGAGAAGATTGAGCTATTTTAGAGCAGTTTcagtttgtttaaaaaaaatgcgaaaCCAATCTGTAGCGAGTCTTGGTAGTTAATCCAAGAGTAATGCCATCTGACCAAGATAAAGGACcgattggattttttttgcttgtttGCACGCGTTAGTATTTTATATCAATCGGGTTCCTTAGCGTGTGTTCAGTAGCATAGTGCTTCCTCTCCGGAAGTCGCACTGTGCAGTACTCAACCTTTTTTAAATCCATACGAGTTCGTCTTTGAGCTGCAGACGGTCACATAAATATTGATAACAACGCGACTTCTGTAGGGTAGATAGAGATGAAAGTTGTTAGATGAAAGTAGAAAACTTTGACGGACTAAGTAGCTGTGCTAGGTTCTTGCTTCGAATTTGAAGCTTTCTTTAAATTCAGTTTGGTACTGTTGAAGTATATTTTTGCTCTTGAACtatcaataatttttaaattaaaagcaGGTAATACCtgcttttaatttaaaaaatgttgatTGTTCAAAAATCTACAACCGTAATTCCCCATAAGCACTGATCATGTTTAAACGTTTGAATTCCAATCAGCAAACTTCAACTTCACAATTGAAACGAATACAGACCTTAGCGAACGATGCTCAAGATTAGTGAAATAACAAATGTGGGGGGAAAACATCATAGCAGCCTTTGCTAAAATCGCGGAAACTTCAAACTAAATATGTCTGCTGTGCGCCGGCTTCCTTTTGTCGGAGCCACAAGAAGACTATTGGCAACAACCGCCGCCCCAGGTCCCAGTCAAGACGGCTGCAGTAGCAACAAGTCGGAGAACTTGGTATGTCCACAGATCAACTCCCACGTCCAGGCGGCAATAAATGAACAGATCAATGTCGAGTATGGAGCAGCGTACACTTACCTTTCGATCAGCTTCCATTTTGCAAAGTCCAACGTCGGTCTATTGGGATTTTCAAGTATGTACTGATCAGCAGTAATTCCCGTTCGACTTTCCTTAATTATCTCTTTGTTTCAGAATTGTACCGAGCTATGTCTGTGGAGGAAGTCGGTCACGCAAATAAGCTAGCGAGTTATCTGCTGGAGCGCAACGGTTCCATTGATCTGCGCACGATTCAAAAACCTTCCAGCTGTAGTTGGAGTAACATTGGGACCACCATGAACGAAACCGTTCGAATGGAGAACACCGTCTCCGAAGCGCTATCTCAGTTGTACCGGATAGCCGAGAAACACAACGATCTGGTCACAACAGATTTCATCGTGAGTGAGTTCTTCAAAGAGCAAATCGATGAAATACGGACCCTTTACCTGCTAATAGCAAAGTGGCGAACATTGGAAAAGGCCCCGGACGGAGCTTTTCAGCTGAATAGGGAGTTACTAAAAAAACATGAATCCGACTAATTGTAGTTTCTTACCATTCTAGAAGAATATTTATTTGTAACCTCATTTGTCAAATTTGTATCAAATTTTAGTTAAAACATTGCACATCAGCCCTAATTaaaattggaatattggaatactAACCGCCTagatgatattttattcacgttTTAAAGGTAAAACTTTATAGCTCGAAGTTATCTACCGAGCTGAgggttgtttcaattaacaaatTAAAATCAAGCTCATTCAGACTAGCTTTAGCGGTCAGTAAATCCAGAAAACAGTCCAGTGGTTCCTGCATCTTCTGTACGGCACTCATCTGTTCGCCCAGATCTGTTGATGGATTAAATTAATACACGATAGttttaaataatcaaatttacttTATAATACTATACCAACATTCACTCAATACGAATGAAACTTAAACAAGTGTGTAAAAATAACATGCTGAAAACTTAATATTAAAGTTACTGCTGAAAAACGGTTTTAACaaactttgaaaaatttgagatgcaataaataaaatgtttatCTAGAAAAATGTAAGCTGATAACATAACCACCAGAGCTAGTGCAACATAAACGGCGAtgattattgaaatgatgatCAAATTCCACCGCATCGACGGTTTGCTCGGCTGATTACAGCTCCACTTTGGATTCCCGAACAGAACACAGGGCGATGAGGATTTGTTCGGTGGCTCCCGACAGTCTAGTTGCATGTTGATAGCATTCAGCTGACCGTACGTACAGGTACAATCCGTCCGTCGAGTGGACAGTGGCGATAAGGAACTCAAAGATGAGACGAGTGAAGATCGTGACCGTGAACACGATGATAAGCAACGAAGGCACAAGTTAGCTAGAAACATTTGCGAAGGTGCGGTTATGAGTTTGATTAGCATTAGCTGTTAGTATGAAGTACAATAACCAAGCATGCAGCGGGAGGACAATTGAGAAATTGTTCAACGATAGTATCTTATGGGGTCTTTCCCATGGTTATGCTCCTCTGTTTCATCCATACCTCGCTAGTTAGAAGATTTTTGGTTTCGTTGATGACGAGTCGCACTTCTACAGATGATGACGAAGACATACACCATCAGACAGAAGGACCTTCGACCAGGCGAATCATGCTGATCAGCATAAAATATCATTTGCTACACTAATCTATGAACCCTCTTAAGACAGATGTTTAATTCCAAAGTGGAATGTCTAGAAAGTAAGATTGTGACATTCTACTAAGTCGCCCAAAaagttttgcttttaaaaattttaagtaCTAGAACCGATATTCTTCACGATAAGCAAAGATATCTATATTAGCGCTGCTACGAATCTAACGACTTACATCTCTATACACCAATCTTCGCCGGGTTTCTCATCCTTCTTGGTGATACTCGCTCCTAATTATctactagctggtgctgagattTTCCCGGCGGCGTAATTTCTCCCAATACCGATGCTCAttttcgtgaaccattaagtTCTCAGCCACTCTGATGTAGAGATCACATACGGTGAAATTACTCTAGACAATGATAACCATGATCATGCAGGAACTTCAGAAGGTTACTTTCCCATTCTGCCTATTTGTAGAGAATAacatacacacttaattttttctgccgaatcgcagcttttttcgcaacttttgccgaaatcttaacagctgagatctcagtaaaagtgacgtttcatagccaatagactcggaaaatattttactgaaaatcagcaaacaaatcttactttactgagatatcagtttctaaatttactgactacacggctgttgggaaattaccgaactgaattgagtgtgtaaaAGAAATAAAACGAACCTTATGTAGAAGAATATTAAACTTTCATTGACTCCTACCCCACAATCATACAatgtacagtcgggtctcctactacgcggatTCCGACTACGCGGATGTACCCGCGTAATAGGAATCCCATAGCTtgtgggatttcgactaattggggctgtggccgaaTATTTCGTC encodes:
- the LOC131678329 gene encoding ferritin heavy chain B-like is translated as MSAVRRLPFVGATRRLLATTAAPGPSQDGCSSNKSENLVCPQINSHVQAAINEQINVEYGAAYTYLSISFHFAKSNVGLLGFSKLYRAMSVEEVGHANKLASYLLERNGSIDLRTIQKPSSCSWSNIGTTMNETVRMENTVSEALSQLYRIAEKHNDLVTTDFIVSEFFKEQIDEIRTLYLLIAKWRTLEKAPDGAFQLNRELLKKHESD